Proteins encoded in a region of the Drosophila sechellia strain sech25 chromosome 2L, ASM438219v1, whole genome shotgun sequence genome:
- the LOC6611627 gene encoding piezo-type mechanosensitive ion channel component isoform X11 — MVFSYACMVLQRIVVPAVLVLAALMRPVGISFVYLLMFFVSPFVPLATRRNFKGSVTAFFIILLTLSTLVLLGHITLQILAVSLTLPIYNCSFSERLLRHIGFVSFIDLQPFAIIEWLVPEVLVFATSLGSYLTVKRVASQPVGAEQLENGEVVDGQAENAQTSSQPSGADANGGDVQQATVTTPLQQQQQQLRKRVSMISQHIHFEGLVKISPLFCLATLFFAAVLRPSVPGGFYFLIFLLAGTYWATCQTLQRGFALLLRCVMVVLVLHSLSIVSYQTPWMQSHLNHTTLTARLIGLEPLIESYCSPDIRVFLYNNKLSLDSYLNPFALFFAYFALALTTKHLIKPRVSLRRDQRATLNEPTETTPLVRQSTRKAGKAQPLESGSSVAPSVTQRGNDIQLDSMEQRSEQENTTTSILDQISYGFVSVGGFIYQNSYIFTNILMMAWSIVYHSWLTFVLLLWANVLWMIPNQRKAMMRSSPFIVLYAEALLIAQYIYGMDLNNEELPTSVPTAGINLQQIGFERPIENQMRPCVPLIVKTAFVLMFWVTSRQFFKEKRDRRRDSTLADIIAPLQITVGSAGSSYLINDGKKTSKFLKKAGDVIKNLLVRLWIWLLVLVIFLCAITGENMTGFRICYMALFLFFLLVFQSSSKAWVKIMYGFWLFLIFYAMSILILIYTYQFDKFDKYWSDYLNVSATLQKDIGLKRYQTKDLFLHLVSPTIIVILTVIQVHYFHKRFIASLQQQPLAGGSAHQKPTETTALEPAPSKRRGSAGSLRRSQGPSAEAAPGATTDFETSVRDLVRISFRKIKNKSEYIFKNFKDVFWRFLELHIMKAVYIAAFVCSVSEVCVLHIIFVGFCVLGATSRKAVQVVISRLISFIVTVIVLSKMIYQIEYLSHSQHNVVCSDNRTANNAEWIGLTKADKVTGGLMSLLRTYIIYMVIATMHAVISLRQLQMRVKIGALNAPPTKLLFPNIIRADAEKDLVGLVKYLLNFGFYKFGIEISLIALVSTITYRQDIVAVVYALWLVVLLLLRRSQCAKIWGVFQAFFAISILTQYIVLVGLPPSSCLVFPWDEGPFGEGIQRWTMLPGALHFNHVPKLIFDFIVLVILNRQKSIFCIEQRYASNDDYPGGSNRSVIADIAQLGRVPFDNPTHDFCSYIRNYSDILKNGVLCGFYWFTLAVVFLAGTNIADLLALGYLIGAFIFLWQGSDFYLRPIHTIIFRWKWLLAFNVANILIKTSFQMAGCLFMTQLTKDCCWLVHMLGITCTSNVLTEQIMLPEEAELALKPGECPKITHQVVLLWDTICFAFIIFQLRIFKSHYFCHIITDTKANNILASRGADIIESLRHKQIAHRHDHEKQVLHKIKRKMERIRATQQKMLRPLDKQTHFDEHGYPLPAPTVRRRKEIKLHPHATRAGDYYMFEEMDDKFELDLIHDEIDFLEEENITESEMKMQRRKTLYDKSKDAPPGEFPSTSKGISKERDAATASSSASPAPTRDVGDLPVIPPPSTGLGREQTSKETSDSKSKMEVDSGEVTAKDSDEDFDTNPIIRLLEGFLVTLTIRLNRFSRNYRFVNRILAGEKKTLKESSSLNRLGLSSAAAMFHFLKSNLESDESDPPASSSTPRRVVIAPTNATEHSDPTSTTLNTNTTTTPLSPPEPLQPTTTSTPQQQHQHIRAAEEIIELPVDTVDGVAHRKQSINSSPPAKGAGEFNLEEENFAQRDHHIIVEVLISSWYALLANTDLICYIVVFINQVVNASLISLPLPIMVFLWGTLSLPRPTKTFWVTLIAYTQAIVLIKCIFQFKLIWSNYHQLPNQPLTPAKIFGVENKAHYAIYDLILLLVLFLHRYLLKSQGLWKSGYKDTDNQFTKPTASIDERDDSDNLSQPDSRQLNDDAAQKLSLQVSQASLPGSPEFSKTGINQLERTKYTSSLYKFFFSLVHKSRLATDVYALMFLCDFVNFFVLLFGFTAFGTQQTESDEGVQTYLAENKVPIPFLIMLLVQFLLIVIDRALYLRKALVNKIIFHFFSVIGIHIWMFFVVPAVTERTFNSLAPPIIFYVIKCFYMLLSSYQIKSGYPKRILGNFFTKGFSMVNMIAFKVYMQIPFLYELRTILDWVCIDSTMTIFDWLKMEDIFSNIYLIRCTRQSETDFPAMRAQKKASLSKLIMGGTVVLLIVICIWGPLCLFALGNAVGTSNVPFHVSLSIRIGPYDPIYTTNNYDSIFEINPEMYSQMTNAYIKEKQALTFIAGYDATDVAAVRLAGNSPSLWNIAPPDRQRLLNDLRNNHTLKARFSYSLTRKAPAKGLKENVGDEHAISLDESFEGRAALIHMLSETHDVEPIHSNGTTNGTTPEVEEVVVIPGMIPKFIKVLNSGDAAVVSVLSPKHYDYRPLVIKMHRDNETNGLWWEIRDYCNDTFYNETLSKFAYNNCTSGIVMYTFNDKKFPSTFSFLTAGGIIGLYTTFVLLASRFMKSFIGGQNRKIMFEDLPYVDRVLQLCLDIYLVREALEFALEEDLFAKLLFLYRSPETLIKWTRPKEEYVDDDGDTDSIPSRMSVRRPEQLQPQQPQ, encoded by the exons ATGGTCTTCAGCTATGCGTGCATGGTGCTCCAGCGCATCGTGGTGCCAGCGGTCCTGGTACTCG CTGCCCTGATGCGACCAGTGGGCATATCCTTTGTGTACCTTCTGATGTTCTTTGTGTCGCCCTTCGTTCCGCTGGCCACGCGACGCAACTTCAAAGGATCTGTGACTGCCTTCTTCATCATCCTGCTGACGCTGAGCACGCTGGTCCTCTTGGGTCACATAACGCTCCAGATTCTGGCGGTCAGCCTCACGTTGCCCATCTACAACTGCTCGTTCAGTGAGCGTCTGCTGCGTCACATTGGCTTCGTGAGCTTTATTGATCTACA gcCCTTTGCCATCATCGAATGGCTGGTGCCTGAGGTGTTGGTTTTCGCCACCTCCCTGGGTTCGTATCTCACGGTGAAGCGAGTGGCCTCTCAGCCCGTCGGCGCCGAGCAGCTGGAGAACGGCGAAGTGGTCGATGGCCAGGCGGAAAATGCCCAGACATCTTCTCAGCCATCTGGCGCAGATGCCAATGGAGGAGATGTGCAACAGGCCACGGTCACCACGCcactgcagcaacagcagcagcagctgaggAAACGAGTGTCCATGATCAGCCAGCACATTCACTTTGAGGGCTTGGTCAAGATCT CTCCTCTGTTCTGCCTGGCCACGCTGTTCTTTGCGGCCGTGCTGCGTCCCTCGGTGCCTGGCGGATTTTACTTTCTCATTTTCCTGCTGGCCGGCACCTACTGGGCAACATGCCAGACGCTGCAACG GGGCTTTGCTTTGTTGCTGCGCTGCGTGATGGTCGTCCTCGTGCTGCACTCCCTGTCCATTGTATCCTACCAGACGCCATGGATGCAGAGCCACCTCAATCATACCACCCTGACAGCCCG GTTGATTGGACTGGAACCGCTTATTGAATCCTACTGCTCGCCGGATATACGAGTCTTTCTGTACAATAATAAGCTATCCCTGGACTCGTACCTCAATCCCTTTGCGTTGTTCTTTGCCTACTTCGCACTGGCCCTGACCACCAAGCATCTCATTAAGCCACGG GTTTCTTTGCGCCGAGATCAGCGTGCAACGTTGAATGAACCGACTGAGACGACGCCT TTGGTGCGCCAAAGCACGCGAAAGGCTGGAAAGGCCCAACCGCTGGAAAGTGGATCCTCGGTGGCGCCCAGTGTCACTCAGCGGGGCAATGACATTCAGCTGGACTCGATGGAGCAGCGATCGGAGCAGGAGAACACCACCACATCCATACTGGATCAAATATCGTATGGATTCGTCAGCGTGGGAGGATTCATATATCAGAACAGCTATATATTCACAAACATTCTTATGATG GCCTGGTCCATAGTGTATCACAGTTGGCTGACTTTTGTCCTGTTGCTGTGGGCCAACGTGCTATGGATGATTCCCAACCAGAGGAAGGCCATGATGCGGTCCAGTCCCTTTATAGTGTTGTATGCTGAGGCCCTGTTGATTGCCCAATACATATACGGCATGGATCTCAACAACGAAGAGCTGCCCACGAGCGTTCCC ACTGCGGGCATTAACCTGCAACAAATTGGCTTCGAACGACCCATCGAGAACCAAATGCGTCCATGTGTGCCGCTGATCGTGAAGACAGCGTTTGTGCTAATGTTTTGGGTGACGTCCCGACAGTTCTTCAAGGAGAAGCGCGATCGCCGAAGAGACAGCACTCTGGCGGACATCATTGCCCCACTGCAGATCACTGTGGGATCGGCTGGCTCCAGCTACCTCATCAACGATGGCAAGAAGACCTCAAAGTTCCTAAAAAAGGCCGGCGATGTGATCAAGAATCTACTGGTGCGCCTGTGGATCTGGCTACTCGTGCTGGttatcttcctttgcgccatCACTGGCGAGAACATGACCGGCTTCCGCATCTGCTACATGGCCCTGTTCCTATTCTTCTTGCTAGTTTTTCAATCGTCGTCCAAGGCGTGGGTTAAGATCATGTACGGCTTCTGGCTGTTTCTGATCTTCTATGCCATGTCCATACTTATATTGATTTACACATATCAATTCGACAAGTTCGACAAGTACTGGAGCGACTATCTCAATGTGTCAGCGACTTT GCAAAAGGATATCGGCCTTAAGCGCTATCAGACCAAGGATCTGTTCCTCCATTTGGTATCACCGACGATAATTGTGATCCTGACCGTCATCCAAGTGCACTACTTCCACAAGCGCTTCATCGCATCATTGCAACAGCAGCCGTTGGCTGGCGGATCGGCACATCAGAAACCCACGGAGACAACTGCCTTGGAACCGGCGCCATCGAAGCGACGTGGCAGCGCCGGTTCACTGCGTAGATCCCAGGGTCCATCGGCGGAGGCTGCTCCAGGAGCCACCACCGATTTCGAGACATCTGTACGAGACTTGGTGCGCATATCGTTCCGCAAGATCAAGAACAAGTCGGAGTACATCTTCAAGAACTTCAAGGATGTCTTCTGGCGCTTCCTGGAGCTGCACATCATGAAGGCTGTGTATATCGCAGCCTTCGTGTGCAGTGTCAGCGAAGTCTGCGTACTGCACATTATCTTTGTGGGTTTCTGTGTGCTGGGCGCCACCTCGCGGAAGGCCGTCCAGGTGGTGATCAGCCGCCTCATCTCGTTCATTGTCACCGTCATAGTTCTGTCCAAGATGATCTACCAGATCGAGTACCTGAGTCACTCGCAGCACAACGTGGTTTGT TCTGACAACCGGACTGCCAACAATGCGGAGTGGATTGGCCTCACCAAGGCTGACAAGGTAACCGGCGGACTGATGAGCCTGTTGCGCACCTACATCATCTACATGGTTATTGCGACCATGCACGCAGTGATCAGTTTGCGGCAGCTTCAAATGCGCGTCAAGATCGGAGCACTGAATGCTCCACCCACCAAGCTGCTTTTCCCCAATATTATTCGAGCTGATGCTGAGAAGGATCTGGTGGGACTGGTCAAGTATCTCCTCAACTTTGGCTTCTACAAATTCGGCATTGAGATATCGCTAATCGCGCTGGTCTCCACCATCACATATCGTCAGGATATTGTGGCCGTAGTCTATGCTCTGTGGCTGGTGGTGCTTTTGCTTCTGCGGAGATCGCAGTGCGCCAAAATATGGGGCGTTTTTCAGGCATTCTTTGCCATCTCCATACTGACACAGTATATAGTGCTGGTAGGACTGCCGCCGAGCTCATGCCTGG TGTTTCCCTGGGATGAAGGTCCCTTCGGCGAGGGCATACAACGATGGACGATGCTGCCAGGAGCCCTGCACTTCAACCACGTACCCAAACTGATCTTCGACTTCATTGTCTTGGTCATTCTGAACCGACAGAAGAGTATCTTCTGCATCGAACAGCGTTATGCCAGTAACGACGACTATCCGGGTGGCAGCAATCGCAGTGTGATCGCGGATATTGCTCAGCTAGGTCGCGTTCCCTTCGACAATCCCACCCACGACTTTTGCTCTTACATCCGGAACTACTCGGACATCCTCAAGAACGGAGTGCTGTGCGGCTTCTACTGGTTTACTCTGGCAGTTGTTTTCTTGGCCGGCACCAATATTGCGGATCTGCTGGCACTGGGTTATCTGATCGGAGCTTTTATCTTCCTGTGGCAGGGATCGGATTTCTATCTGCGTCCCATACACACCATCATCTTTCGCTGGAAGTGGCTGCTGGCATTCAATGTTGCCAACATACTCATCAAGACGTCCTTCCAAATGGCCGGCTGTTTGTTCATGACCCAACTGACGAAAGACTGCTGCTGGCTGGTGCACATGCTCGGCATCACCTGTACGAGCAATGTGCTTACAGAGCAAATAATGCTGCCCGAGGAGGCTGAACTGGCGCTTAAGCCAGGCGAATGTCCTAAGATCACCCACCAGGTGGTCCTCCTGTGGGACACGATTTGCTTCGCCTTCATCATCTTCCAGCTGCGCATCTTCAAGTCGCACTACTTCTGTCACATCATAACGGACACCAAAGCAAATAACATCCTGGCCTCAAG AGGAGCCGACATCATTGAGAGTCTACGACATAAGCAGATTGCGCATCGCCACGACCATGAAAAGCAGGTGCTACATAAGATCAAGCGAAAGATGGAGCGCATCCGTGCCACGCAGCAGAAGATGCTGCGCCCCTTGGACAAACAAACCCACTTCGACG aaCATGGTTATCCACTTCCTGCACCAACAGTACGCAGAAGgaaggaaattaaattacatcCACATG CTACCCGTGCTGGTGACTACTATATGTTCGAGGAGATGGACGATAAGTTTGAGCTCGACTTGATACACGACGAGATCGACTTCCTCGAGGAGGAAAACATCACCGAGAGCGAGATGAAGATGCAGCGACGCAAGACCCTCTACGAT AAGTCGAAGGATGCACCCCCAGGCGAGTTTCCCTCCACCAGCAAGGGTATTTCCAAGGAGCGCGATGCGGCGACGGCTTCCAGTTCGGCTAGTCCAGCGCCCACTAGGGATGTGGGTGATCTGCCCGTGATTCCACCACCCTCGACTGGCCTGGGACGTGAGCAAACCTCCAAGGAGACCTCCGATAGCAAGTCCAAAATGGAAGTGGACAGCGGAGAGGTGACGGCCAAGGATTCGGATGAGGACTTTGATACCAATCCCATTATCAGACTGCTCGAGGGCTTCTTGGTCACGCTGACCATAAGACTGAACCGCTTCTCGCGCAACTATCGCTTTGTGAATCGCATCCTGGCCGGCGAAAAGAAGACCCTGAAG GAGTCCAGTTCGTTGAACCGCCTGGGGCTGTCCAGTGCCGCTGCCATGTTCCACTTCCTCAAGTCCAATCTCGAGAG CGATGAAAGTGACCCGCCCGCCTCCTCATCCACCCCGCGGCGGGTGGTGATCGCACCTACAAATGCCACCGAGCACTCAGACCCCACCAGCACCACACTGAACACGAACACGACAACCACACCGCTATCACCACCAGAACCACTGCAACCAACTACAACCAGTACAccacagcaacagcatcagcatATTCGCGCTGCCGAAGAAATCATCGAACTCCCTGTAGATACCGTGGATGGAGTCGCCCATAG aAAACAATCAATCAATTCATCGCCGCCAGCCAAGGG CGCGGGCGAATTCAATCTGGAGGAGGAGAACTTCGCCCAGAGAGATCATCATATCATTGTCGAGGTGCTGATCTCCTCGTGGTATGCCCTGTTGGCCAACACGGATCTCATCTGCTACATTGTGGTGTTCATCAATCAG GTGGTCAATGCCAGTCTCATTTCGCTGCCGTTGCCCATTATGGTCTTTTTGTGGGGTACACTGTCTCTGCCGCGTCCCACTAAAACCTTCTGGGTCACTCTGATTGCTTACACCCAGGCCATCGTCCTGATCAAGTGCATCTTCCAGTTTAAGCTGATCTGGTCCAATTACCACCAACTGCCCAATCAGCCGCTGACACCTGCCAAAATATTCGGCGTTGAGAACAAGGCCCACTATGCGATTTATGACCTGATCCTGTTGCTGGTTTTATTCCTGCATCGCTATCTGCTTAAATCACAAGGCCTGTGGAAATCGGGCTACAAGGACACGGACAACCAGTTCACCAAACCCACCGCTAGCAT TGATGAACGCGACGATAGCGACAACCTGTCCCAACCGGACTCCCGCCAGCTAAACGATGATGCTGCTCAGAAGCTGAGTCTTCAAGTGAGCCAGGCTTCTTTGCCAGGATCGCCAGAGTTCAGCAAGACGGGCATCAATCAGCTAGA GCGCACCAAGTACACTTCATCGCTGTACAAATTCTTCTTCAGTTTGGTCCACAAATCCCGTCTAGCCACAGATGTATACGCTCTGATGTTCCTCTGCGATTTTGTGAACTTCTTTGTGCTACTTTTCGGCTTCACGGCATTTGGA ACTCAGCAAACGGAAAGTGATGAAGGTGTACAGACATATCTTGCGGAAAACAAAGTGCCCATACCATTCCTGATTATGCTACTGGTTCAGTTCCTGCTCATCGTCATTGATCGCGCTTTGTATCTGCGCAAAGCCCTGGTGAACAAGATCATCTTCCACTTCTTTTCGGTTATCGGAATACACATCTGGATGTTCTTCGTTGTGCCTGCAGTTACGGAGCGCACATTCAACTCCCTCGCACCTCCAATAATATTCTACGTTATCAAGTGCTTTTACATGCTGCTCAGCTCTTATCAAATCAAATCCGGATACCCCAAGCGCATTCTGGGCAACTTCTTCACCAAGGGATTCTCGATGGTCAATATGATTGCCTTTAAGGTGTACATGCAGATTCCATTCCTGTACGAACTGCGAACCATATTAGATTGGGTGTGCATTGACAGCACCATGACCATTTTCGACTGGCTGAAGATGGAGGACATTTTCTCGAATATATATCTTATACGCTGCACCCGGCAGTCAGAGACTGATTTTCCGGCCATGAGAGCTCAGAAGAAGGCTTCACTTTCCAAGCTAATAATGGGTGGCACCGTCGTCCTGCTGATAGTGATTTGCATTTGGGGACCACTGTGTCTGTTTGCTCTTGGCAACGCGGTGGGCACCTCGAATGTACCCTTCCATGTGTCGCTATCTATACGAATTGGACCCTATGATCCTATCTATACAACGAACAACTACGACAGTATCTTCGAGATCAATCCTGAGATGTACTCTCAGATGACTAACGCATACATAAAGGAGAAACAGGCTTTGACGTTTATTGCCGGCTATGATGCAACGGATGTAGCTGCGGTTAGACTAGCTGGCAATTCACCATCTCTATGGAACATAGCACCGCCGGATAGGCAGCGACTACTAAATGATTTAAGAAACA ATCACACACTGAAAGCCCGGTTTTCCTATTCCCTCACCCGAAAGGCTCCTGCGAAGGGGCTAAAGGAAAATGTGGGCGACGAGCATGCCATATCGCTGGACGAGTCTTTTGAGGGACGAGCAGCACTCATTCATATGCTAAGCGAAACCCACGATGTGGAGCCAATTCACAGCAATGGCACCACAAATGGTACCACTCCGGAAGTTGAAGAAGTGGTGGTGATACCCGGTATGATACCCAAGTTTATCAAGGTTCTCAATTCGGGCGACGCTGCGGTGGTAAGTGTTTTGAGCCCAAAACACTACGACTACCGACCGTTGGTTATCAAAATGCATCGAGATAACGAGACCAATGGGTTATGGTGGGAGATTCGGGACTATTGCAACGACACCTTTTACAACGAAACTCTATCGAAGTTTGCATACAACAACTGCACTTCGGGAATTGTGATGTACACGTTCAACGATAAAAAGTTCCCATCCACATTCAGCTTCCTCACAGCGGGAGG CATAATTGGTCTGTACACCACCTTTGTGTTATTGGCCTCGCGCTTTATGAAGTCCTTCATTGGCGGGCAAAACAGAAAGATCATGTTTGAGGATCTGCCCTATGTTGATAGAGTGCTGCAGCTCTGTCTGGACATTTATCTG GTTCGGGAGGCATTGGAATTCGCTTTGGAAGAGGACCTGTTTGCCAAATTACTCTTCCTATACCGATCGCCCGAAACGCTTATCAAGTGGACCCGTCCCAAGGAGGAGTATGTGGACGATGATGGCGACACCGACTCGATTCCCAGTCGGATGAGCGTGCGCCGGCCGGAGCAACTGCAGCCACAGCAACCGCAATAA